AATGAACGGTGTTTTCTCGTTTCCCTCGGATAAGTAAGTGCACACATACCTGGTAAGTCTTGATTCTAGCACCAAACATGGTCCCGACAAATTCAATCTTCTCAACATGGATCTCCTCTACATCTGCCTGTGCTCCATTCTTCCCTAAGCTTCCAATACTGCATATGCATGGCAGCAATGCTCAACATGAGTACTGGTTTAGagatttatttctttcttttttttgtttggatACCCATACTAACCTTACTCCATGTCCAGGTCCACAATGGCAGTTGCGGACGTAGACAAATGAACTTCGATCTCCAATCGAGACGCAGTCGTCACCTGATCAATGAAAGTTGTTTATAAGTTTCTGAAAAACAAAAATGAGTTCAGGTATCCACAACTACGTATATTTACGTACCGCCTCTAAACTGGCTGTCAGCAATGGTGACCTGTTTGACATCTTGAAGATGAATACCGTCGGTGTTGGGGCTATCTTCAGGGGAGTTAATCTTGATGTTGTAGGCTTCGAAACCCTCTAATTTCAAGAGAGTTACATGAAACATTCCACTGTTTTGAACCGTGATGTCTCTGAATTGACCACCACTTGTCCCCCAAAAGTTTATCGCCTGCAATGCCAGAAGATGCAGTGCGCATTAACTTTTATGatgatataaaaaaaaacttccaAAAATGAAGAATATTTGTCTGATAAACCGATGGACTTCTTACGGCCGGTTGTGTCTTGGTGCATCCTGGTGCACCTAGACGTTTAGTGTTGCTGCACGACTTTTCCCACCAGCCCTTGCGGCGTCCATCAATAACTCCACCTCCATTTACTAGAAGACTAGTCACACCGTTGAATACGAGCCATGTTCCTGGACCACCCTTAGCACTGTTCCATGCTGCAGGATTTTCGGGCGCGACAATTGTTCCACCAAGtttaacgaaaaaaaaaaaaaaaaggagcatTAGCGCATTGATCTCGTCCCATGCACAACTAAACAGTCTTTTACATACCTCAAAGGTGACATTTTTGGCCTTGCAAGGACCCATAAATGAAGTTGGTCCGACGAAAAATGTCTTTCCTTCAGGAACAACCAATTTTGGTATCCCTGCTGTTGCTGCGCATGTATCAGCCCACGCTTTCGTAAATGCCTGGATTATCAAATATAAGTCGTTAATCAAATAACCATTTGAAATTCTTCGATCAAAAAATAAAAGATGGATTACTTACCTGAGTATCGTCTTTTTTTCCATCACCAACTGCTCCATATTTCGGATCCGTAACGTCGAAAACTCCTTGCGCTGCTACGACGTGTAAATGGGTTGAAATAACAACCCCCAAAACGAAAAGATTGTTGAAAGTTCCCTGTAAATtcaccatttttattttatttttgttagcaCTAATATAATTTATTGAAGAAGTATTTAAAGGAGATCAGAGAAATAGTTGAGAGAAAATTACTCCAAAAGAGTTGGAGACTTATGGTTTAGAATACTTTCGGATGGTTAATTTTGATGCCTAATCTAAGTATTGTCCCAAAAACTAAGGCAGTTTGTCGGGTGGAAATTTGGGTTTTGTCCAAAACCGAATTCTGATACCCAGCTCTTCCACTTATCTTTGGATCATCTCGTTaatcctattttttttttcttttctgataaTCATTAGATATACTATAATTTGGATTTCTCATGTACTATCAAGAGGAGGTCGAACATGCAACCATGAAAGTGAAACATACATACACATATGAGGTTagtcatgaaaacacactcaacaGACTCGCGCCACCCGGTATTCATAGATGTAGGCGACTAGTCATTTTCACCCTCTAAATCCTTGATTCGATGGCGCCAGTTCACTATGTCCGCAATGAATTAACCTTAACAAATGTTGAGGGAGCCACTCGGACAAGTGACAACTAGTTATTGGATGTTTTGTTGCACATGATCAGCTTGAAGATCCCAAATTTTGGTGAGAGTGACTCAGCGCTTTTATCTGGTTTGTAGAGATGAGTCCTCTTGCCCATGGTAGCTTTTGGTAATTTGTCGTATGAAAGTAAGAACTAGAGGCTAGTTTCAGTGGCACAAACACAGATGATTACAAATGCCAACTTAAAACAAAATTGTCCGTCACTCCGAAGAATCCACCCTAGAGATAATAAGTataaaagaaatccttgtttgataaattaaaacatgtaATTTGACGTTGTCTTCTCGAACAATACATGGCCCTTATATAGTCTTAATATTCATGCAAGAGTTTCTATCTTAGTTAATACGTTCATGCATATGCATTGATGTTTTCTTACATTTACTAACACAGAATAACTTAAATTTATTTAAATACATTAATATCTTAAATGAAGTAATGAACCAATGCTTAATAAAATGCTTTTACCAAAAATCTGCAtaattttctaaaaattgattttacTAAGAATATGCAAAATTGCAATGACCGGAATTATCAGTGTTTGTATCAAAAATAACTTTTAGCataaaacacgattgatttgatgataatTATGTAAAATAGGATTACAAAACGAATGAGAAAtgaataaaggaaaaaaaaactcaactCAGTACGGTGAGTTATGCCTGCATCCACATATGAATTCGAGgagggagagatattttattgatgtatttgatacaatggtttttctccgggttagaaGGATAGAGTTCCCTTCTTCTTAGGTTATATTTGTGTAGTTGTGCAGACTTATTTGTCAAGCAACTTGAAAAACAAGATATTTGAAAACTTCGGGAACCTTCGGGATAGGCGGGCTTGATTAGCAAGCTTTGTGGATAATTATAAAGGTTACATATCAACAAAAAGTAATCTTTAATCATTCGAATTTGAAAAATTCACATATGATTTGGTAACTGAGACCGCTAGACTAAATATTCTGTGTGATCTGTCACAACTGTCACTGTAGATGAAACCCCCGACTCATAAACTAGTTGATAGATAATTTGGGAATAAGTCTCTCCTACAGTGAAGGGCATGATAGACCACAAGATTGAATCTGTCGTTAATCTAATATTTCCCTTTGGTAACCCCGTATAgccttgagtttttttttttgatcggcaaagaaaatttattaataataaaaaaaaaggttcaAAATAATTGAACCACCCTATAAGAGAAACAAAACATAGATCTAGTAACATGCTATTAGATCATTAAGATTAAGAAAAACGAAAAAAACTGACTAGGTCAATTAACCATAGTCGATTGATAGTCTATGTTTTCAAAATCCTTAATCACCAAAGATCAAGTGAACAAGTAGTATTTAGATTTCGCCAAAAAAGTGGTTATAGCGTCCTCTTAACCCTTGAAAACTCGAGAGTTCCTCTCTTGCCAAATTATCCACATGATAATAGATGGAAGAAAGTTCCAAATGGTGATGCTTGCCTTATTACGGAAATGCAGATGCCAGGAGTGTAGAGTTGAAACTATATTATTAGGTACCATGTAATCCcagttgagtttttttttttttttttgaaaaagatccCAAAGTTGATGAGCAAAAGAACAACGCAACGGAAGATGGTTGGCTGATTCATTCTCTTGACAAAAAATGCAGGTTAAAGGAATATCCATACCTCTTCTATGTAGCAGATCTCTGGTAGGAAGTCTATTATGGCAAAGTGTCCACAAAAAGAAGGAGATCTTTGGCGGAGGCTTTTGGTGCCAAATGATATTGAAGATACAATCAATGTTTGTTGGTGAAGATTCAGAGACCAGATTGTCATAAATTGATCTCACAGTGAAGTTCTTCTTTGAAGAGAGAGTCAATTCCATAACATCATCAATATCTGAATTGTAGGTAATCGCAGTCAGTTTTGTCTGTAAAGAAGCTAATTCTTCTCTAGTTGTAGGATTCAATCTTTTAGGTAACAACAGATCCCAAACTAGTACACCACCCTCTTCTTTACATACATCATccacatatttttttttggatctgGCAACAGAAAACAAAGTAGGAAATCTTGGAAACCATGGAGTATTACAGAGCCAATTATCCCACTAGAATCGCACTTGCACTCTATTGTTGACTTTAAATCTGACATTATTTCTTGAAATATTCTCTACAATTCATTATACCTTTCCAGACAGAGCTCCCATACGTGGAATTAGGGTACTTTGAAAGCCATTGCACAATATCCACTCCATATTTCTCAATAATTACATCTCTCCGTAGGGCATCCTTCTCGGTTTCAAATCTCCACAGCCATTTTGTTAACAATGCATTATTCATAGTTTTCAGATTTTTTATTCCAAGTACTCCATTCCTTTTCAAGAATTTTCCACTTTAGCAAGTGCAATTCCTTACCTCCATTCTTATCATCCCAAAGAAAATTATGCATTAACTTCTCCAATCTCTTGGCCACTGATACAGGCATTATAAATAATGACATGTAATAAGTTGGAAGTCTATAGAAAACACTATTGATTAGTGTGATTTTACCTGCTCTTggtagtaattttttcttccatcCTGCAAGTTTGGAAATAAATTTTTCAACTACTCTGTCTCACTTAGCTACTCCACCACTCTTGTCCCCTAGTGGCAAACCCAAATAAGTAGTCGGCAAACTACCACAATAACAgccaagaagagaagagaattgacTTAAATCACCCTCAAAACCAACCCCATAGATACAACTTTTTGCAAAATTGATCTTTAACCGGTAAGTAGATCAAAATAAAGAAGAATTAATCTCAGTTGCTTCACTTGTTCGACATCAGCATCAATAAATAACAAAGTATTGTCTGCAAATTATAAATGACTAATCATCTTACCTCCAGGAGCAACTTGAAAACCAGAAATTTCTTGAGCTTGAATTATCATATATGATATAGCTTCACcaacaagaaggaaaagaaaaggtgATAATGGATTACCTTGGTGAATACCTTTCTTACTCGTGAAAAAACCTGTTGCTGATCCATTAATGGGAACAGAAAATTTGACAAATTCCATACAACATCTAATCCACTTTCTCCAATTCTGACCAAAGCCCATCCGAAGGAACATCTCATCAATGAAATCCCAACTGACATGGTCGAAAGCCTTCTCAAAATATATCTTAACAAGTAAACCATGCTTTCCATTTCTTATTCTCGAATCAATCAGTTCATTGGAAATTAAAACCCCATGTAGTATCTGTGTCTTCTTAATGAAAGCTGTTTGATGAGGCGAAATGATAGAAGATAAAACCACTTTAAATCTTTCAGTGAGAACTTTAGAAATTATTTTATACACTCCATGGACTAAACTTATAGGTCTGAGATATTTAACTTCTTCAATTGTATCCTTCTTTAGTATTAGAGCAATGAAAGTACTTTTGAGTCGCCAATACAGAAAACTGTTTTGCTGCAGTTCCTTGAAAACATTCATTAGATCATCTTTTAGAATGTCCCAACATAAAGAATAGAAGCTAATATGGAACCCATCAGGCCCTGGTGCCTTATTTTTGCCTAAACATTTAATAacagctgaaaaagcgggggtctaacaaccacacccaatatttttcttagcaatatgtatggactaactctaatatactttcaagagaatcaactagacagtagactcaatcttaagaaaagtatatccaagagttatatctctatttctcaattcaatctgcaataaaACAAAGAGgaatttgcaagcccgattgcatataagaaataacttggacggtgtcaaaaaccaatattcaagtgtcaatcaatttaatcaacaaccaaaggttggattcacaattgattgaacttacgtacaacctatgat
This genomic stretch from Papaver somniferum cultivar HN1 chromosome 5, ASM357369v1, whole genome shotgun sequence harbors:
- the LOC113278304 gene encoding polygalacturonase-like, whose amino-acid sequence is MVNLQGTFNNLFVLGVVISTHLHVVAAQGVFDVTDPKYGAVGDGKKDDTQAFTKAWADTCAATAGIPKLVVPEGKTFFVGPTSFMGPCKAKNVTFELGGTIVAPENPAAWNSAKGGPGTWLVFNGVTSLLVNGGGVIDGRRKGWWEKSCSNTKRLGAPGCTKTQPAAINFWGTSGGQFRDITVQNSGMFHVTLLKLEGFEAYNIKINSPEDSPNTDGIHLQDVKQVTIADSQFRGGDDCVSIGDRSSFVYVRNCHCGPGHGVSIGSLGKNGAQADVEEIHVEKIEFVGTMFGARIKTYQGGKGYCRKISYKNSNFTNVMNPIFIDQFYWSTNKNEVGSAVSISDVTFEGLTGTTDVKTPTAISLSCSKLIPCSGIKISNVNLTPAVAGTKLTSNCSNAKGTILGKVEPAVTSLISSA